The following proteins are co-located in the Manduca sexta isolate Smith_Timp_Sample1 unplaced genomic scaffold, JHU_Msex_v1.0 HiC_scaffold_3060, whole genome shotgun sequence genome:
- the LOC119192670 gene encoding uncharacterized protein LOC119192670 has product YLSLSVSYIDKCVWTDKACLLTSGNKVVPHFVEGIKELNTPSVDPLFIKKAVADSGTLKLKFEDLTVVGLKKAVLKKVEANNDKTVLTVVIETPIEVKGVYTAGGSLLSVPVEGHGQTEMKTEKVKLTVKANLQKFNKNGAEHYKIATYDLKFNFIEQLFIEFHNLFNGDNTKADPIRAIIRESWRDLVPEIGKPIIKELADIVIAAMNKFLAGLPIDELEIIA; this is encoded by the exons GTATCTATCTCTTTCAGTGAGTTATATTGACAAGTGCGTATGGACTGACAAGGCCTGTCTCCTCACCTCTGGTAATAAAGTCGTACCACACTTTGTCGAGGGCATAAAAGAACTCAACACACCCTCCGTTGATCCATTATTCATCAAGAAAGCAGTAGCTGATTCAGGCACCCTTAAGCTGAAGTTCGAAGACTTGACTGTGGTGGGCTTGAAAAAAGCTGTTTTGAAGAAAGTAGA AGCTAACAACGATAAAACTGTGCTGACTGTAGTAATTGAGACTCCAATCGAAGTTAAGGGGGTTTACACTGCAGGAGGTTCTCTCCTTAGCGTACCTGTCGAGGGACATGGTCAGACGGAGATGAAAACtg AAAAAGTGAAGCTCACAGTGAAAGCTAATCTGCAGAAATTCAATAAGAATGGCGCCGAACACTACAAAATTGCAACATACGATTTGAAATTCAACTTTATTGAGCAATTATTCATTGAATTCCACAATCTGTTCAACGGAGATAATACCAAAG CTGATCCTATCCGTGCGATCATCCGTGAGAGTTGGAGGGATCTGGTGCCCGAAATTGGTAAACCCATCATCAAGGAGCTTGCGGACATCGTGATCGCTGCAATGAACAAGTTCCTGGCAGGGCTACCCATTGATGAACTGGAAATCATTGCATAA